The Bacillota bacterium LX-D genomic sequence CATGGAGGTCCAGAAAAAAGTTATTCCTTTAGTGTCTGAAGGCAAAAATGTAATTGTACAAGCACCTACTGGCAGCGGAAAAACACTAGCTTATTTGTTGCCTTTATTGAGTAAAATTGAGTTGACCAAAAACTTACAAGTATTAATTTTAACCCCTACTAGAGAACTGGCTATGCAGGTAGTTAAAGTTATTAGGGAGTTTGGAGATAATTTTTATGCTGTACCTCTTTTAGGTGGTGGCAATTTTAATCGCCAAGTAGACAGCTTAAAGAAAAAACCCCAGATTATTGTAGGCACTCCTGGGAGAGTTTTAGAATTTATTAAGAAAAAAAAGTTAAATGTTGCGATAGTAAAAACATTAGTTATTGATGAAGCTGATAAAATGTTAACTCACGGATTTAAGGATGATATTACGGAAATCGTTAAAAACTGTATGCCTTCAACACAGCTATTGTTTTTTTCTGCTACCATCACTCCTACTGCTGCAAAACAAGCGGCTGAAATGGCGAGAGAAGCGGAACTCGTTAATATAGCGCCAGCCACAAGGACAGCCCCATTAATTGAACACTTATACTTTAGCGCAGAAGAGAATAAAAAGTCTGTTATTTTACAAAAGTTGGTTCAAATATTTAAGCCGCAAAAAATTATTGTTTTTATAACTAATAATCGAGGTGTGGGCCCTTTGACTCGTAGGTTAAAAGAATTAGGCTTAAATGCCATTGGGCTCCACAGCGATATGCCTCAATTGAATAGAAAAAACGTTTTAGAAAGTTTTAGGAAAGGTAAGTATTTTGCCTTAATTACTACGGATCTTTTTTCCAGAGGAATGGATGTTGAAGGTGTAGATTTTGTTTTTAATTATGATTTACCAGAAAATGAGGAGTATTATATCCACCGGGTAGGGAGAACGGGGCGAGGAGGCAAAAAAGGAACCGCCATAAGTTTAGTAACTGAAAAACAAAAATTTATAATTAAAAAGTACGAAAAAAAGCTGCATATAAAGATTGCCTACTATGGCATCTTCAACGATAATAAAGTATTTCCTGTTCAATACTAGTAGTATTCGTAATTATGCAGCTCTAAAAAATATTATTTAAACTAAATCTTTGTAATCCCGGAATATGTTCAATCAATAATTTAAGGGCTGATATTTCAGCTAATGCTAAGGAACGATTTTGAGTTTCTACGTATTTAGTGAGTCTAGCATAAGTTAAATCTATATTATCAATTTCCTGGTGATTCAGAAAAAGAGTCCAGCGGCTTTTAGTATCAGACCAAAGTTGCGCTATTTTTTTAGTTTCTGTATCCGCTTTAGACCAATTCTGCTGAATTATATTTTGTTCCAAATTATCAAAGCGGGTGGTTAAATCTTGAGCAGAATTATTAATATAACTAATGGACCAAACTCCAAAACCAACAATACATAGTGTAAATAAAAGCAAACTAGCTACAACCTTCAATGTTTTTCCTCCTCTTTTCTAGTTTTAACTGGTAATAGAGGTTCCCTGAAGTATCTAGTGAAGCGATTAGTACATCATCCAGATTGTGAACACCCATTTTTTTAAGCTCTGCTTCTAGCCAAGGTACAGTTAATTGGGCGTGCGAAAGATTTTTGTAATCGATTTCCCCGTCAAGGATGAGAGCTAAGGGCATTCCTTCATATTTAGTTTCAATGTTCAGATCTTCTGGAGTTACCGGCCTTTTTTGGGATTTAGGAATAATACTAAGTTGTCCGTTTGTTTCTAAAATAGCATACTCAACATCTGCAATATTAGGGAAATCCTTGCTGCGGAGCATTTCCAACAAATCCGTAATACTAAATCGTTCCTTAATCAGTTCTTCTTCGACGATTTTGCCATTGGCAATTAAGACACTAGGAGTTCCACAAATAATTTTTCGTGCTTTTTTACTCTTAATCGAAATGTACGAGAAAGTAATCTGGGCTAGTAAGAGAGTTAAAATGGGAATTATACCATCGATTAAAGGAATTGAGGTGTCTTGCATGGGGATAGCCGCTAATTCTGATAACATTAGAGCAATGACTAGCTCGAAGGGCTGTAATTCTCCAATTTGTCCTTTGCCCATAATACGCATAATGACTACAATTAAAATAAAAAGAATAATGGTGCGAGTAAATGTAATTAGCATCTATACTGCTCCTTATCAACAAAAAAATTTGGCTAAGTTTACACTGCATATACTAATTAGTAGTTTTGTAAGTTTTTATTTTTTTATACATATCCGTCTAGCTGGCTGGAAGGTCAATTTTAATGTAAAATTGAATTACTTACACTAAAGTATAGTAGAGGAGGAATTTTGTTATGGTAAAAGCTGAAATTGAAGCTGGTGTTTGTGGTTTAAAAACAGAAGTAAAGGCCGAATCAGCAGGTCAGGGAGTACAATTAGATATAAACAGCGATTGCCCTCATATTCAAAAAATTGCTGCAGAGCTTAAAGAAGTGGAAGGCATGAACGAAATCTTTACGAAAATGGATCAAACTAAAGTGTATCAATTAGCAAAACAGTATTGTCCCCATGTTGCATGTGCCGTACCAGCTGGAATCTTAAAGGCAGTAGAAGTTGCTTCTGGGTTGGCTTTGCCTAAAGATGTGGCAATAAAAATTATTAAAGAATAAGATGAATTAACTTCAGGCTAAAGACATATTCTGCATTTTAGTAATTATTTGCTTTGCCTAAATAGATAATGTACTTAAGGGTGGGATATGATGAAAAAAATTAAAATTACTTATCCTGACGGAACTGTTCAGGAAATTGATAAAGGGACGACTTTATTAAAATTATGTCAAGAAGAAAATAACTCGGGTCAACCATATTTAGCTGCCAGGGTAAATAATGTTTTAAAAGATTTGCATTTTTCTCTTCAAGAGGATGCTAAGCTGGAATTTTTAGATCTCACCTCTGATGATGGAATGAGAATTTACCAACGAAGCCTTTGCTTTTTATTAATAAAAGCTGTTGGTGAGTTGTTTCCAGAAGCTAAGGTTTCCGTAGAACACTCTATAAGCAAAGGTTTGTATTGTGAATTACATCAGGCAGAACCTATTACGGAAAAAGATGTACAACAAATCGAAAACAGAATGCGGGAATTGGTTGCTCAGGATATACCTTTTGTGAAAGAAACAGTATCTTTATCTGAAGCAATAAAACTATTTGAGAAAGAAGGGCAGTATGACAAGGTAAGTTTATTGAAACACCGTAATCGACCTCACACTAATTTATACAGCTGCGGATGGTTGAGGGATTACTTTTATGGCTATATGGCTCCAAGTACTGGTTACCTTAAAGTCTTTGAGCTTAAATTTTATATGCCCGGCTTTATTTTGCGTTTTCCTGAAAAAAGCAATCCCACTGTAGTTCCTGAATATGTAGAGCAGCCGAAGCTTTTTAATATCTTCCGAGAAGCTGAAAAATGGGCAGGGATATTAGAAATTAAGAATGTTGGATCTTTAAATGAGCAAATCGCCTCTGGAAATGCAGGGGACTTAATACGTGTGTCAGAAGCTTTTCACGAGAAAAAAATCGCTGAGATAGCTGATTTAATAACTAAAAATCGCGATCAAATTCGTTTGATTTTGATTGCAGGACCATCCTCTTCTGGCAAAACAACTTTTGCCCAGAGGTTAGCAGTTCAGCTAAGGGTAAATGATGTTAGGCCCATATCTATATCTTTAGATGATTACTTCGTTTCTAGAGATAAAACACCATTAGATGAGTTGGGAGAGCCAGATTTTGAGGCCTTAGAGGCTATTGAATTGGATTTGTTTAACGAACATTTAACGAAACTTATTCAAGGTTCAGAGGTTGAATTACCAGTATTCGACTTTATTACAGGGCAGCGGGAATATAAGGGAAGAAGAGTTAAAATTAAAAGAGACCAGCCCATTATTATTGAAGGTATCCATGGCTTGAATGATCAACTGACAACTGCTATCCCCCGTGGCAGTAAATTTAAAATTTATATTAGCGCTTTAACCCAATTGAATATTGACGACCATAATCGAATCTCCACAACTGATGCACGAATTATTCGGAGAATTGTTCGTGATAATCAATTCCGTTCCAATGACGCTTTGAAAACTATTAGAATTTGGCCTAAGGTGAGGAAAGGAGAGGAAAGGAACATCTTTCCATTCCAAGAAAACGCTGATGTAATGTTTAATTCACATTTAGTATATGAATTGGCGGTTTTAGTGAAGTATGCAGCTCCCTTGCTGCAAAAAATTGATGAGCAATGTCCGGAGTATTCTGAAGCGAAGCGACTGTTAAAGTTTTTAGGGTATTTTTTGCCCATGGATGACAAGGAAGTACCTTTTAACTCAATTATACGCGAGTTTATTGGAAACAGCTGTTTTTGCTGAAAAAGAGGGACTCGCCGATGGTTAGTCCCTCTTCAATATTATTTAATTTCTAAAAATGGACACTCTTGATTGTTATTTTCGCAGCTGACCCCAGCTATAGGTTTTCCTCAGCCGCCCCAGCCATCATCATCTTCGCCGCCAATAAACCATTTACATTTAGAAAAATTGCAGTCTCTGCTCATTTTTTCACCTCCAGTTTGTAAAGGATTCAATATTAGATTTAACCAGAAGGTTTTTATTATACAGCTTAGAGAAAATTGAAAGGAGAAATTTATTTGTATATAGGTGCCCATATTTCCATTAGCAAAGGATTTAGTTTTGCAATCGAGCAAGCAAATAAAATTGGCGGCAATACAATGCAGTTTTTCAGCCGTAACCCAAGAGGCGCCGGAGCAAAGGCGCTGAATTTAAAAGATATTGCCCTAGCCCAAGAAAAAGCAGAAAAGTATGGCTTTGGATCCTTAGTAGCTCATGCTCCCTATATTATTAATTTGGCTTCTTCCAAGGAAGATTTATGGGAGTTAGCAATTAGGATAATGTCTGAAGATTTATCCAGAATGGATCAGGCTGGAGTAGCATATTTGGTAGTTCATCCTGGAAGTCATGTAGGTCAAGGTATCCCTTTTGCTCTGAAAAGGGTGTCGCAAGCTTTGAACAGAATATTGCAGAGTGAAGGTCAATCCATAGTGCTTTTAGAAACAATGTCTGGTTCAGGGACAGAGGTCGGAAAATCCCTTGATGAACTAGCCCAAATGATTAAATTGGTTGAAAATAAGGAGAGAGTTGGCGTTTGTTTGGACACATGTCATTTATATAGTGGCGGCTACGATCTTAGGCAAAATTTAGATCAGTTTATTTTAGATCTAGAGGAGAAAATTGGCTTAGATAAAGTTAAAGCGGTACATTTAAATGATAGTATAAATCCTTTAGGCAGTGCGAAAGACCGCCATGCAAATATTGGAGAGGGTTTAATAGGGAAAGATGCTCTTGGCAAATTTGTTACCCATCCCAAATTAAACCACTTGCCTTTTTTGTTAGAGACACCAGGCGGGTTAGAAATTTATCAACAAGAAATTGCTTATTTTAAATCTTTAGAGTAGGACTAATGAACATGGAACAAATAGATAAAAAAAAGACGCAAGAAATTTTAAATCTTTTAGCAAGAAGTTATCCTAATGCTAAGCCAGCTTTAAATTTTGCTAATTCCTTTCAATTATTAATTGCCACCATACTTTCGGCTCAGTCAACAGATAATCAAGTAAATAAGGTAACAGCTAATTTATTTACTAAATATCAAACCCCTGCGGATATTGCAGTCCTTACACCGGAAGAATTGGCTAAGGATATTAAGGGATGTGGATTATACCATACAAAAAGCAAAAATATTATTGCTACCTGTAAGATTTTAGCTGATAAATATGGAGGAAAGGTTCCCGATAGGCTAGAGCAATTGGTGGAATTACCGGGAGTAGGCCGAAAAACAGCTAATGTTGTCTTGAGTAATGCTTTTGGCCAGGATGCTATTGCAGTTGATACACATGTTTTGCGGGTAGCAAATAGGTTAGGGTTGGCTAATAGTACTGATCCATTTAAAACAGAAATGCAGCTGCAGCAGGTAATTCCCCAAAAGAAATGGTCCTTGGCTCACCATTGGCTTATTTATCATGGTCGAAAAAGATGTAAGGCCAGAAGACCAGATTGCTTAGGGTGTGAGTTGACAAAAATTTGTCCTCGAAAAGGATTAAATTAACCTTAATGTAGTCGCAAAAACCCATCTACATTAAGGTTAGTTTGTTATATGCCTAGTCTATTTCAACCAGTAAACACTAAACGGCTGATTTAAAGACAAACCTTTAAGCAGTTCTACTTCCTGATTACCATCTAAGTATTTTAAAACCAAGGAAGTTTCATTACTTGATTTAGCTTGAAGGTAAATTGAGCAGCTATTATTTGAATTAGTTTGTGAGTAAGAGTTATTTACGATACTAGTTTGGGTTATTTCCCCAGAAAGTACATCTACTTTTATTTCCTGTTGGTTTGTTAAAAAAGTTAGCATTTTTTCGTCTAAAGACCAAAGCAATTGCTGAGGGTAGTCTGCTATTACAGCAAGATCTTTTATTTGCTGGTCTGCTAAGTTAAGCATTTGAATTCTGCTATTATTAGTGCCAGATTCCTTTAGGCAGTAGGCAATATAATTGCCTTGGGGCGACCATTTTAAATTCATTGGGCAGCTATTTGGCAGTGAATTTGTAGCTTCCAATGGATTTTGAACTAGAAGAGTAGATTTTTCTCCACTTAGACCTATCTTTTCCATTGTGAAAGAATGGTTCGAATTTGGATAGAAAGAAACTGCCATACTTTGTCCATCAGAAGCCCAAGCAAAGTCTACTGCATTGCTATTTTTAGGTAGCAATTCCATAATACTAGCTTCACTTTCTTTAATCAAGGCGATCTTTAAGTTAAAGTGAGGTAAATAACCAGTTGTTTCTTGAGTGTTATAAGCAATTAAATTTGCCCTGGGAGACCAAGTCGGTTTCCCTGCAACGGGATTAAGATCAACTTTGTACCCACCTGTGCCATCAGCTTTTACTACATATAAGTACGGTTTATCGTAATATGTTTCCGTAGAAGATCTTTTCAAATAAGCAAACCAATTTCCATCGTAGGACCAGCCAATTATTTGTGCTAAACCATCCTTGGTGATCTGTTTAGGGCTATCTCCCGCCTTGTTACCTAATAGGTACAAATTGTTTTGATCAAGAAAAGCAATGCGAGCAGGAATTTCTGCTGCCAACTTTCCTTCCGGAACTTTTGGTTCCCCGGTGCTAATTTCTACAGTTATTGTTTTTGCATCCCAGCCTATAGAAACATCTAAGGCAGTAGAGATAAACCTTAGAGGGACAACAACTGTATCCTTGGTTATCTGTGGGGGGACGTCTAATAAAATTGTTTCTTCATTTTTAAAGGCTTTTTTACTTCCCACAATTAGTTTTATAATCTTTTTTCCTTGAATAATTGTTACCCTATTTGTCTTTGGATCCCATTTTACCTGTGCTTTTAAAGCGTTACTTACAAAGCGGACAGGAACCAGGACTCTGCCAGAGGATACCAGTGGAGGAATATCTGGTTTTAGTTCATTGCCGTTTAGAGTAATTTTTACGGCGGTGGAAGTGGAAAGAGAGGCGTTAGCAGGTGCGGAAAAAATGCTAAATAAAAATAATGTGCTTACAAGTAAAAAAATATTTAAATAACTCTTGACATATAATTTCATTTCTCCACCCCCTCGATATCCTTTGGTAATATCCAGTTTTTGCTAAATAAAACTGGGCTTCTTTGGTATACCCTTTTTTGGGTAAAATTAGCTTTTAAATTTTCCAATTTTCTAAATTTATGGGCTTGACATATTACCGCAGGACTGTAATTAGGAGTGAGATAGAAAAAAATTTCTATCTCACCCAATTTTTTCTAATCAATAAGCTTAAAGCGAGAACCAGGTACACCGCAAATAGGACATTTATCCGGTGCATTATTTATTTCAATGTAGCCGCAAACGGGGCAGAGGTAAAAACCAAGATCTTGATTTTTATCTAAGCTATCCAAAACTTTTTTATATAGTTCTGCATGAACTTTTTCTGCTTCATTGGCTCTTTTAAAGGTAGCTACAGCAGCTTTATTTCCTTCAGCTTCAGCCTCTTTAATAAATTCTGGATACATTTTTTCAAATTCAAAAGTTTCTCCGTTAATACCGGCTTGTAGGTTAGCTGCAGTATCCTGAACTTCACCCATTACTTTAAGGTGGCTGGAAGCATGGATTGCTTCAGCTTCGGCAGCTGCGCGGAAAAGTTTTGCGGCTGTTCTATAACCTTCTTCATCTGCTTTTTGAGCAAAAGCAAGATATTTGCGGTTTGCTTGAGACTCCCCGGCAAAAGCTTCTTTTAAATTTTTTTCTGTGCTCATTTGTTTTAACCTCCTTGATTTCATTATATATAGTAATTATTAATATTCTGTCCAAAAATGTCAAGGTTAACCAAAAAAAGCTTCTTACCCGTTAGCAATGGGTAGAAGCTTTTTTAGAATTAAATTTTTAGGATTGTGCTTTAGTGTAATTAAGTAGGCCCCCGGCAAGAATAATTTTTATAAAACGAGGTGACAAGTTATGATTTACCTGGAAACTAGTTCCTTTAGTAATGTTATGAACTGTTAGCTGATTACTATTATTTAACTGCCGGTATAAATCTTTAAATTCTAGTTTATCCCCTTGCTCAATTTGTTCGTAATCTTTTTCATTGACAAATGTAAGAGGTAAAATACCAAAGTTAACCAGATTTGCTTTGTGTATCCGGGCAAAGGATTTTGTGATAACGGCTTTAACACCAAGATACATTGGAGCTAAGGCTGCGTGCTCTCGACTAGAGCCCTGGCCATAATTGTGACCACCAACAATAAAACCTCCATTAGAACTCTTTGCCCTATGGGCAAATTCCTTATCAACAGATGAAAAAACGTGTTCAGATATTGCTGGAATATTAGAACGCAGAGGTAATACCTTAGAGCCTGCAGGCATAATATGATCAGTTGTAATATTGTCTTCAACTTTAAGTAGTACATCCCCAGACAACTCTTGAGGCAATGCTTGGTTTACAGGTAAAGGTTTAATATTTGGCCCCCGAACAATTTCCACTTTTTCCGGTTCAGTAGATGGGGCAAGTATCATACGATCATCAATAGTAAATTTTTCAGGCATTGCAATAGAAATAGGAGCACCTAAGGTTCTAGGATCTGTTAAAACACCTGTCAGAGCAGATGCGGCAGCTACCTCGGGACTAGCTAGAAATACTTGAGCATCTTGTGTTCCGCTTCGGCCTAAAAAGTTACGATTAAAGGTTCTTATAGAAACACCTTTAGAAGGAGGAGCTTGCCCCATTCCAATACAAGGACCGCAGGCAGATTCTAAAATTCTTGCTCCCGCAGCTATTAAATCTGCTAAAGCGCCGTTAGATGCTAACATTTTAAATACTTGTCTAGATCCCGGGGATATTACTAAGCTGACTTCCGGATGTACCATTTTACCTTTTAAAATGGAGGCTACACGCATCAAGTCCGTGTAAGAAGAATTGGTGCAACTTCCAATGGCTACCTGGTTAACTTTTATAGGACCAACTACACTTACTTTTTCGACTGCATCAGGACTATGAGGCTGAGCAACAATTGGTTCAAGTTCAGATAAGTTTAGTTCAATAATTTCATCATATTCAGCATCAAAATCGGGTAAGAGTTCAACCCAATCTGAATCCCTCTTTTGAGCTTTTAAAAATGTTTTAGTTATTTCGTCACTGGGAAAAATAGAAGTAGTTGCTCCTAGTTCGGCACCCATATTAGTAATTGTAGCTCGTTCTGGTACACTTAAAGTTGCAACACCAGTGCCGCCATATTCAATTATTTTACCTACTCCACCTTTAACGCTTAACAAACGTAAAACTTCTAAAATTACATCTTTTGCCGATACCCAAGCTGGAAGTTGTCCAGTTAAATTAATTTTAACTACTTTAGGCATCGTTAAATAAAATGGGCCCCCAGCCATGGCTACAGCTACATCTAAACCGCCAGCCCCAATGGCTAACATTCCAATACCACCGCCAGTAGGAGTGTGGCTATCAGAACCTAATAAAGTTTGACCTGGTACGCCAAAACGCTCTAAGTGAACCTGATGGCAAATACCGTTTCCAGGCCGGGAAAAATAAATCCCATGTTTAGAGGCTATGCTCTGCAAAAAGCGGTGATCATCGGCATTTTCGAAGCCTGTCTGTAATGTATTATGATCAACATAACTTACTGATAATTTAGTTTTAACTTGAGGTACTCCCATAGCTTCAAATTGCAGGTAAGCCATGGTTCCTGTGGCATCTTGGGTAAGTGTTTGGTCTATTTTAATGGCAATTTCCTGCCCTGACGTTAGCTCTCCGCTGACTAAATGCTCTTTTAGAATCTTTCTGACAATATTGTCCCCCATATTTATTACCTCCTCGGGAATTTTGCTGTTTTTCTAAATATACCAAAGAGTGAGGAATGCGTCAAAGTGTTTGAATTTTTCATGAGAAATAATTATTATAGATAGTGAACTAGAAAGCTTTTGGGAAAATATGATAGGAGGCTATTTTGTGCATATTGTATTAGTTGAGCCGGAAATACCGCAAAATACAGGCAATATTGTTCGTACCTGCGCCGTAACTGGATCCCATTTACATTTGGTTAGACCATTAGGTTTTTCAACTGAAGATAAATATTTAAAAAGGGCAGGTTTAGATTATTGGCATTTAGTAGATATTGAGTATCACGATAATTTTCAGCAATTGCAGGAAAAATATGCTGATGGTAACTATTATTTTGCAACTACAAAGGCAACTAAAATTCATACCAAAGTGAAGTATGCTAACAATGATTTTCTAGTCTTTGGAAGTGAGACCAGAGGGCTGTCCAAAGAAATACTGGTTGCTAATAAAGAGTATTGTATACGGGTGCCAATGTTATCAGAGGCTCGGTGTCTCAACCTAGCCAATTCAGTGGCAGTTATACTTTATGAGGCACTAAGGCAGGTAGGCTTCCCCAATCTTAGATGAAAATACACTTGCTGGCGATTGAAAAAGATGCTATAATTACTTAGTTAGTTCAGTCGGAACGTAGCGCAGTTTGGTAGCGCGCTTGGTTCGGGACCAAGAGGCCGCAGGTTCAAATCCTGTCGTTCCGACCATTTATTATCAACGTTTTAGCTGATCGAGAAGTAATAAAAAATTAATTTCTGACGACCAGTTTGACGACCACCAAGAAAAAGTCTGGGATTTTAATCCTAGGCTTTTTTATTTTTTCTCCGTGCCAGAGGGTAAAAGAGATGAAAGAGCATCAGTTGCTGCTTTCTTTCTTTTATCTTGTAAGTGACCGTATATGTCTAACGTGACTTGAATAGAGGAATGACCTAATAACTCGGCGATATCCTTTAGGGAGAAACCTCGATCGATTGGTGCAGAAGCAACAGAGTGCCGTAGATCATGGAATCTCACATGGCCTAGGCCTGCTTGTTTGATGAGTTCAATGTGGGTTTCGTAAAATCTATCAGGGTATATTGGTTCTCCGTTTTCTTTACAAAATATTAAGTTATTCTTTTGATAATCTTCCCCCAATGTAGCTTTTCCTTTGCTTGGACTTTTTTATGCTTTTTAAGCTCATAGAGTACATCCTCTGGAATAAAAATGGTTCGATCTGAAGTTTTTGTTTTTGGGGTGGAAAAAATCATATACAGCATAGAAAACGCAGCTCTAAGTGTAATGCACGATGGCCAACCTGTTGGAATTAAAGGCATAATAATCGCCCGTGCGAGCGATTATAACAATGGACAGGACTTTCTTACAATCACTTTGCCAAGTGGCCGAAAATTATTTTATACAAAGCCCTTTCTAGGGGTAAATGACCGAGGATGCGAAGCTTTGCACTATCATGGAATTAACCAAAATTAGGCGCCGGTGTACCGGTCAATCCTATGAATCTTGTTATGTGTTTCCGTACCCAAGTTAAGGACTTGAACCGTTTAGCCTTATGATTCTTAAAACTGCTAAACTCGTCACTACAACCATGTCAAATGGCCATGCATTACGGTAATACTCAACAAGCCAAGGAACATTCAGTCATTTACAAAGTGAGGTACTAGAAGTTAAACAAGCGGTAATTAATGGCGAGTCTAGGGCTATAGCTGAAGAATTGCTAGATACAATACATTCTGCGGAAACGGCATTAAGAATTGAGTTGAGTGATGAGTTGATCAGCAAAGAAACCCTAAACGATTTAAAGCAAGAAATACTTGAAAAGAATAGTCGGAGAGGATATTACGCAGTTGAAGAAATTCAAAGTCCAATTTGTAACACATGTGTAAACGATTGCTGTAGATGCCTTATTAGCAAAGCGTAGTATGTCAAAAGTATGAACTGAACAATACGGTATAAAAAACGATATAGGTATGCTGCAACTATTTATACCCAAGAGAATAATCTGTTAATAAAGAAGTTTTATTAACGGAGGAATAGCATGGCATACTATATTCAAGTAGAACCAAATGTAAGAATTTTTGTAGAGGATCTCAACCCAGAGGGCAAGAAGACAATCTTGTTTTTACACGGTTGGCCTGGAAGCCATAAGTTATTTGAATATCAATTTGACCAGCTTCCAAAGATGGGATATAGATGTATCGGAATAGATACTAGAGGATTCGGTAATTCAGATAAACCTTGGGGAGGCTACGATTACGATCGATTGTCGGACGATGTTCGATGTGTGGTTGAAGCACTCAAATTAAAAGATTTTACACTTGGAGGACATTCAACGGGTGGAGCAATTGCTATTAGATACATGGCTAGACACAATGGATATGGGGTATCGAAACTTGCTCTTTTTGCCGCTGCCGCCCCCAGTGTGATCCAGCGTCCATATTTTCCTTATGGATTACCTAGAGAGGCTGTAAATGAAATCATACAAAGAACATATAATGACAGGCCTAAAATGTTGAGGGATTTTGGAGATATGTTTTTCTTTCAGGATATAACTGAGCCGTTCTCAGATTGGTTCTTCCAACTGGGACTAGAGGCATCTGGTTGGGCCACAGCGTCAATTGCAACCACTTGGTTAGGTGAAGAAAGATTATTTTATGATCTTGAGAAAATACACGTTCCAACTTTAATTCTTCATGGTATCCATGACAAAGTCTGTCTCTTCCCATTGGCTGAAGCACAAAGACAAGGTATAAAAAATTCTAAACTCGTACCTTTTCAATACAGCGGTCACGGACTGTTCTATGACGAGCGTGACAAATTTAACGAGGAATTGACAAAATTTATTCAGATGCGAAATATACGGTATTTTTAGTTCACATTTCAGCACTAAAGCGAAGTAATTCCAGGAGGAGGGTGGTAAAGAGTAGTTTTTAAATCATTGAACATGAGCTTTATTCATACGATGAAACAAAAAAGGAAATAGCCGAGCTAACGGATGACATAATTAATTAGACACCAATGTTAGAAGGGGAAGCAGTGTCAGGCACTAGTTACACATCTGATACGACAGCTAGAAAAGCAATTAAGTTGGTAAGTAGTAAAGTGCTGGCAACTATGAACAGGAATATCTCCAGTATAGATAGAGCATTGAGCCGACTGTCAGAAGAACACCAGAAGTTATTCCAGCTTAAGTATCGAGGAAACCTGCCTTGGCAAAAGGTATGTGATGAAATGCCAACCAGTGAAAGAACCTATTTCAGATTGCGTCGGGAATTAGTTGCTATGGTTGCACTTGAAATGGGTTTGGCAGAAAGTTGGCAGGAATATAGGATATATCTTTAGATTTTAGCAAACCTCTATTCATTTACATGAATCCGCAAACATCAAAAGTCGGATTCTACGGAACGTGGACAGTCGGAAGTTTACCTGGTTGCATTCTTAAAAAGAAGACGGCCGAAGTGGCTAAAAGTATGAAAAATGAAAGCA encodes the following:
- a CDS encoding stalk domain-containing protein — protein: MKLYVKSYLNIFLLVSTLFLFSIFSAPANASLSTSTAVKITLNGNELKPDIPPLVSSGRVLVPVRFVSNALKAQVKWDPKTNRVTIIQGKKIIKLIVGSKKAFKNEETILLDVPPQITKDTVVVPLRFISTALDVSIGWDAKTITVEISTGEPKVPEGKLAAEIPARIAFLDQNNLYLLGNKAGDSPKQITKDGLAQIIGWSYDGNWFAYLKRSSTETYYDKPYLYVVKADGTGGYKVDLNPVAGKPTWSPRANLIAYNTQETTGYLPHFNLKIALIKESEASIMELLPKNSNAVDFAWASDGQSMAVSFYPNSNHSFTMEKIGLSGEKSTLLVQNPLEATNSLPNSCPMNLKWSPQGNYIAYCLKESGTNNSRIQMLNLADQQIKDLAVIADYPQQLLWSLDEKMLTFLTNQQEIKVDVLSGEITQTSIVNNSYSQTNSNNSCSIYLQAKSSNETSLVLKYLDGNQEVELLKGLSLNQPFSVYWLK
- a CDS encoding rubrerythrin family protein translates to MSTEKNLKEAFAGESQANRKYLAFAQKADEEGYRTAAKLFRAAAEAEAIHASSHLKVMGEVQDTAANLQAGINGETFEFEKMYPEFIKEAEAEGNKAAVATFKRANEAEKVHAELYKKVLDSLDKNQDLGFYLCPVCGYIEINNAPDKCPICGVPGSRFKLID
- a CDS encoding aconitate hydratase; the encoded protein is MGDNIVRKILKEHLVSGELTSGQEIAIKIDQTLTQDATGTMAYLQFEAMGVPQVKTKLSVSYVDHNTLQTGFENADDHRFLQSIASKHGIYFSRPGNGICHQVHLERFGVPGQTLLGSDSHTPTGGGIGMLAIGAGGLDVAVAMAGGPFYLTMPKVVKINLTGQLPAWVSAKDVILEVLRLLSVKGGVGKIIEYGGTGVATLSVPERATITNMGAELGATTSIFPSDEITKTFLKAQKRDSDWVELLPDFDAEYDEIIELNLSELEPIVAQPHSPDAVEKVSVVGPIKVNQVAIGSCTNSSYTDLMRVASILKGKMVHPEVSLVISPGSRQVFKMLASNGALADLIAAGARILESACGPCIGMGQAPPSKGVSIRTFNRNFLGRSGTQDAQVFLASPEVAAASALTGVLTDPRTLGAPISIAMPEKFTIDDRMILAPSTEPEKVEIVRGPNIKPLPVNQALPQELSGDVLLKVEDNITTDHIMPAGSKVLPLRSNIPAISEHVFSSVDKEFAHRAKSSNGGFIVGGHNYGQGSSREHAALAPMYLGVKAVITKSFARIHKANLVNFGILPLTFVNEKDYEQIEQGDKLEFKDLYRQLNNSNQLTVHNITKGTSFQVNHNLSPRFIKIILAGGLLNYTKAQS
- the trmL gene encoding tRNA (uridine(34)/cytosine(34)/5-carboxymethylaminomethyluridine(34)-2'-O)-methyltransferase TrmL is translated as MIGGYFVHIVLVEPEIPQNTGNIVRTCAVTGSHLHLVRPLGFSTEDKYLKRAGLDYWHLVDIEYHDNFQQLQEKYADGNYYFATTKATKIHTKVKYANNDFLVFGSETRGLSKEILVANKEYCIRVPMLSEARCLNLANSVAVILYEALRQVGFPNLR
- a CDS encoding tyrosine-type recombinase/integrase → MGEDYQKNNLIFCKENGEPIYPDRFYETHIELIKQAGLGHVRFHDLRHSVASAPIDRGFSLKDIAELLGHSSIQVTLDIYGHLQDKRKKAATDALSSLLPSGTEKK
- a CDS encoding alpha/beta hydrolase, with protein sequence MAYYIQVEPNVRIFVEDLNPEGKKTILFLHGWPGSHKLFEYQFDQLPKMGYRCIGIDTRGFGNSDKPWGGYDYDRLSDDVRCVVEALKLKDFTLGGHSTGGAIAIRYMARHNGYGVSKLALFAAAAPSVIQRPYFPYGLPREAVNEIIQRTYNDRPKMLRDFGDMFFFQDITEPFSDWFFQLGLEASGWATASIATTWLGEERLFYDLEKIHVPTLILHGIHDKVCLFPLAEAQRQGIKNSKLVPFQYSGHGLFYDERDKFNEELTKFIQMRNIRYF